DNA from Aphelocoma coerulescens isolate FSJ_1873_10779 chromosome 4A, UR_Acoe_1.0, whole genome shotgun sequence:
GGGTCAGTCCCTTGGCTCCAGCGGGATTGggatcaggctgtggggcaccGGTGGGATGCTGCCACCTCTCCTAAAGTGATGGAAACACGAACCTGGTGCAGGTCTGGGGCAAGGGGGGTGGTGGGGACGGCGGCCGGGCTGCGGCCACGCCgtgcctggctggggctggagcagggctgtgttgCACAGATGGAAGAGTGATTAAGAGCAATAAAAGGAAAGAGACTTGGATTCGCTACAGTCTCAGCACATTAATTGTGCTTTGGGGCCCAAATCATAACGCAGCCCTGCTAGAGGGAATCCAGCAGAGAAACCAAACATCTCACTCTGGCCAAGGCTGACCATTTAAGAGACCCTTGCCTTCATCTCTTGCCAGGTATTACTTCCAGCGTCTCCCATCTGCCAAAACCCGAGTTctcctttgaaatatttttagggGAGGGAGAAAAGCTCTGGTGACACTGAGTGCTGGCAGtagggaggcagcagggagagcacaTGGCATTGCTGGCTTGGAGACGGGACCATGGGGTTGTTGGGTGTCTCAGCCATCTGTTCCAACTCCGTGGTGTGTGTCACTGGGCTGGATGGGCGTGTGGGATTCCAGGAGTGGAGGTCCTGCCTGGCTTCCATGGTGGCTGAGCATCTCCTCTAAATTGACAAGCAATTACATGGTTAATGGTATCACTGTTAAATCCTCATCACTCAGCAGCCCGAGGCTTAATGCTCCATTAGGGCAGAGGCATCTGATGGCTCTCCGGGCTGGGAGTGGCCTTTGGAAATCGGCCTTTGGAAGTGGCTGGCCAGAGGTTATTTTTGCTCTCCCAGTCCTACAGCCAACCTGTGAATCCATCCAAAATGGAATAGGGCAGGAAAATGCTCCTGTACGCTCAGTGttgctggggctggctgggtTGAGCCTTGCTGGTGTGGCATGGGGAGGTGAGAGTGCTGTTTGAGACCTGCCATTTCCTATTCCCTGGgtattcccagctccctgcctggcTTCCTTCATCGTGTCACAGCCgtgcctcctgctgctgccctgcagccgcctctctccagcctggggctctcccagctctcctgcagccGCTGCCGTGCCTGTGGATTTAACATTTTCCTCTGGGTTGCTGACTCTGGATTCCACTGGCAGCTGAGGATTGGTGGTGTCACCACGGCTCACCCTAAGCATGGCAGTGAGTGGCACAGGCACTTGGGGAATCCATCAAGTGCCACCTGGATCCCAGTCTGGATCCActggagctgggctgagctgagccTGGAGCCTTCTGCTGGGGCTTCTTCCACTGGGAAAGCAGGAaacagagcaggaggagcagctctTCATCGCTGAGCTTCACAGGGAATTgtgctggaggagtctttccTGATGGATCAGGGACCTGCTGCTCTCACATCACCCTGTCCTATGTGTTCACGTCAAACTCTCTGGACTCTGCACCATtggatggatttggggatttaggATTTTGACTTTTGGAAGCCCAACCAGCTGCATGAACCATCCAGCTTCTCTCCAGCCCGTTGTGGATTTACATGGAATGTGGCAGCTCATGTCCTTGTTTCCAGAGGCCATTCCAAGACCATCACTATGGGTTTTACAaatgttttcccctttttctgttCTCTCAAGCAACTGCTTCATTTTTCCACGTGGTTCCCTCTCCAAGCTACTTTCTCCCTCATAATTTCCTTGGGCAGAACAAGAAGAAACTTCATGTCCAAGTGCAGGGTGGGAAGATGCTCAGCTGTGTCCCTTCGTCCATCCTTGTgactccagctgctccctctgtcCTCTTTGGACgtttaatatttttgttataCGTGGATGGAACATCTCATAGTTATTTGCAGGAACTGCTGCCTTTATGGGATCTTCTGGTTCCCCCCACAGTGAAATTTGCTTGCTTGTTACCTCATTTTGATATAATTAGTTAATTATTTATAAATCAGACTTTGTGAGGCCTCACAGGGACTGGTTTTTACAGACTGCTCCCTTCTCCCTCGATGGATGAGTCTCTTTGAGATGGAACAACCAATGGCATGGAGCGGGGAGCTGGGAAACTGTTCAAGGAGCTGCTTCAGGGCCGTGAGCTGGGATGTATCTGCTGATTTCACCCCCAAACCGGTGCCTCTGGCCTGGGAGAACTGGGCTGCCGAGCTTTCTGCTGGAGTTCACTTCAGATGTGTTTTTATGGGGAGTCTGAGCTCAGGTCCATCCTGTTTGGATTCCAGAGAACTCGTGCAGGCTGTCGGGGGCGTTCCTCTGCATTCCCAGGCGTTTGCGTGGGGCTTGGTGCTGACAGTGCTGCTGTTGGAACGGCCGCCAGCAGATCCCAGCTGGATGCACCATCCCAGCTGCATGCACGGCTCCATCCCGGGAGCCGCTGGCAGGGGGGACCTGCTGCGGGAGAGATGATAACTCAGCAAATGGCCCAGGGACTTTCTGATCAGGAAAACGTTTGCTGGGGTTTCAGGCAAGAGCCTTGATTGCACAGAGGTGTTTGGAAAGAGCTGATGGACTTGGAGCCTGCTTCCCAGCAGGATCTGGGGGTGCTTTCCAGAGTATCCCAGTGTGGAGGCTCATGGAGGCACCCAgcctcctgctgtgggcaggggaaTGTGAAAAGACATCCTTGCTCTGTAGTCCAGCCTCTTCCTGTCCCCTCACCTACACCCAGCAGGGTCCAATGGGTTCATCCCAAATTTCCATCCGTCACCTGCCCTCCCAGACCTGCGTTTTTGCGGGATGGAGGCCAgaacagggctgcagagggaaCCTGAAACCCCGGGGCTGAGCTTTGGCCTTGAGGCTCAGGGAGGTGTTGGTTGTGCTGTGTTGGCCAAGTCCTGCCTTGTGTCTGGAAAATTATCCctggattctgtgattctccatTGCATTGCCTTCCCCAAGCTGTTGCCGAGCTCCTCCCAGGTTTCACTGCTTCCCTGGGTGAATTGTTCCCTGTGGTTGGATTTGGTGGAGCACTGGGATGATTTGTGTTTGCCACGATGGAGGGAGGTGATGGGGTAGGAACCATCCTGGTCCCTGGGCAGATCTGGTTCCGTGCCAGGCACAGCGGCCACATCCAGGACGCTTGTGGGATCAGAAACGagttttttcagtctgtttagCAGAATGTGCCATTTAGGTGCTTAATCCTGCAGTCCTCTCATTTGGGTTTGTTCTCTCTTGTGtcccccctgccctgagccctgcaGAGGGCCAGAGGGTGGAGGACCTTCCCTGTGCTCCCGTGGGATCCAAGGGCTGAAAACTCCGTGCCGGCTCCATCGAAAAGTTAATGTGAATTTAAGTGACTTCTGCCCTGCAATTAGAGCCCCCAGAGCCCACTGGGGCTCTGAGTTTACATTCTTCACCGAGGCACAGGGTGTAATTAGAGATGTATAATTTAAACTGTGCATATGCAAGTGTTCCCATTCTGCACCAGGAGCAAAGGAAATTATCCAGGAATTAAAGGGGGAGGAGGGTGCAGGCGTGGAGAATGGCTCActtgtgtggatgtggcagtgaGAGGAAGCTGCAGGGATCCTGTCCTCACTGCTGCCGGCAGCTTTGGAAGGGGCAGGAGCCGGGAATTCAGTGGGCTCCGGGTTGGGGCATGAAGATGTGGCTGTAATGGGGGATCAGGAGTGAATCCCTTGGGTAGGAGGTGCCAGGGGATAGCTGGGACctgcctggcagtgccagggggcAGTGAGGACCTGcctggggacaggtggggacctgcctggcagtgccaggggacAGTGGAGACCTGCACAGTAATGCCAGGGAACAGCAAGGAgctgcccagcagtgcccttcCAGCTCCTAGGAACCTGTCTAACATTCCCTCTCTTTTCTTGCAGCCACTTCCAACGGCACACTGGATGGCTTGGAGAACCGGGAAGGAGGGGTCTGCCAGACACGCTCCATGAAGATTGTCATGAAAGTGGGGCAGGGTGAGTCCTCCCATTCCCTGGGGTCTCCTGCTGCCCGCTGACACAGGGTCTCTGTCCCTCTGGGGAGTGTGGGAGTTCAAGAttccagggaaactgaggccaggccagctgctcctgggagcaCTCCTGGGTTAGTTCAGCAGAATTTCATTTTTAGGATCttgcttcctgccttttttctcttgccAACATGGCTCATGTGCGGAGCACTGGGATTGAAAGGGAGTGATTGTTCCGGTTACCTCGTGGGCCGTATCCCTGCAGGAAGTGACCTCGGCACAGGACCCATGAGCCCTGCGAGTGCCTTGgggggcctggcacaggcagtgCCCTGTAACTTCCCAGGCATCCAAGGGGGGATTGGAGCTGGCCAGGCATCAGGGATTGGGCTTGGTGGCTCTCAGCTGTGGGGGCCACCGGGCTTTGGGGACTCCGGTGGCAGTGGGACACCAGGGATATCACCAATGGGctcttctcctggagctcctacTCCCCACCACCTCTATccggagctgcttcccagccccaGCGATGCCCCGGGCTCATTTCAGCCCCAACTCGGATGCGCAGCTCCTGATTCTGCTTCTCATTATTGTGTTTGCACGTCAGGGCCTATATTTATAATAAACAGgcaaagctgtgctgcagccttggcctcctgcctgcccttcccttcccttcctcccgctgcCCGAGCAAGAAACCTGTCCCAGCCCACGCACGGGAGCTCTGAAAACAGCAAACCAGGGAATTAGGGTGGGGACCTCCTTCCCAcaagccctggagcagctcggcCTTGCTCTGTTGCTCTCGGCAtctcccagctctcctgtgcCCCGTGGGAGTGGCTGGCATTTGGGGGCACTTCTTTAGGGGGGAGcaagctgctgccttccaggtTGGATCAAGGCTTCTCATCCATCCGTCCCCTCCACTTTCCCAGATCCAAACGCGGTGATCCCAGAGCAGCTGACAACGAGTCGGCCGAGCAAAGAGTCAGATGACACCGTGAAAGTCGTCACGCAGAGCCCGCGCAGCAAGGTCCCGGCGGTGGAGGAGCCCGGCAAGCCAGGTGGGTATtccagggatccccaggagaAGGATGGGGTTCTGCCTGCCATGGGGCCAATGAAGCCCCTCCAAGCTGAGCTTGTTGCTTGGATCCCAGGGATACCAGACTCTCCGGATCAGGGATCTGGATGGCTTTGCTGTAAGTGTTGTGCCCATATCTgccatcctgctgctgtcccaagCCCATGGTGCAGAGCAGCTCGGGTTTGTTTTCCCAGCTCTTGGCAGAGCTTTGCAGGGATGTGCTGTTTCAgcactcttcctcctcctcctcctcttcccatgTGTTCCTCACAATACATCTGAGAGGGCTTGGAGGAGGTGAGGTCCTCGGGTGTGAGAGCCCTTTGAAGGTGGTTTCCTGAGTTCCTGACCCTTCTGAGAGCAAAGTGGAATCAGATGAAGCCAGGAAGagtctctcttttctttctgcctgGATCGGCCTCTGAGCTCCctgtgggagctgtggctgccccagcccgggggTCAATAATTGAAGACTGGGGGGCTCTGGATGTCAGAGCCCACGTTCACCAGGGCATCCAGGTCTGTTGTGGGGAGCGAAGGCTCCCCGGGTCTGGAACGGTGTCACCTGGACACAATCAACACTCTGCTCCAtaggctgggagatgggaaGGAGAGCAGTGGTGCAGGGTGGGGGACAGAGCATGTGGTACCGCCTCTGTGCATGCCTggggctcctgcctgccctgcccagtCCTTCCCAGGGATGTGTGGATCTTactggggagggagggtggggggagCAAGTGCCATCCCCTTGGAGGTGGGGGGCTCCCCTCCTTGGGAGCATGGCAGAAGAATGTTGTGCTGAGTTTGGGGGGCAGAGAGGAGCTATGGGCGACTCATCCCCCTGCTCCACAGGTGTGATCCATGCATGGACAGAGCATGGATCTGGCTACCTCTCTGACTCatctccccttgccttgcaggttcCGTCAACCAGGATGGCCAGGAGACCCAAGGTCCCAGCGATGGCTTCCTGAGCTCCAAGGTGGCCGTGTTTGCGGCCATCGGCGCTGGCTGCgtcatcttcatcctcatcaTCATCTTCCTCGTCGTGCTCCTGATCAAGATCCGCAAGCGGCACCGGAAGCACACGCAGCAGCGAGCCGCAGCCTTGTCCCTCAGCACCTTGGCCAGCCCCAAATGCAGCGGGAACGCGGGCTCGGAGCCCAGCGACATCATCATCCCCTTACGGACTACAGAGAACAACTACTGCCCGCACTACGAGAAGGTGAGCGGGGACTACGGGCACCCCGTCTACATCGTGCAGGAGATGCCCCCGCAGAGCCCAGCCAACATTTACTACAAGGTGTgaggagcagcctgggaacgGCCGATGCAGCAGCGCGGGAGCGCCGGGCGCGGGGCTGGCGCCGCAGGGAGGAAGCGAAACGCCCCACCCGGCACGGCGCGGGCAGCGCCGGGAGCGGCGCCGGGGAGCGGAGGGCTCAACGCTCACGTGCTGATTCTCCCCTTTGTATTTAGTTTTGTAGTTCTCAGCTTTTGTAATCCCGAGACTCTGAGGGTGAGCCTtcagcctcctcctcttcttctgcAGACTGTGGCCGGCCGTGGGGGGCAGGCGCTGTgcctttccgtgctcgggacacCGCTGGCAAACCCGGAGACTCCACCTCCCCTTTGTGGTTTAGGATTTCCCCGCGTCACCCCTGCGGCCCTACGGGAAGTGCCCGCCAGCACCGCGGGCTCCCGGAGCCTGGAGCGATGCCGGGGCCTCGGTCCCAGGAGCAGCGAGCGCACagggggatgaggaggaggaggatgcttTGCCAAGGTGCCAAGATGCAGACAACTGTGCAGGGAGGAAGCTGGCAAACCCGatttactactactactattattattattataattattttaatttttttgtaacatttttatttttgtgaattCTGGGTGGGACTCCGGCCCGCCGCCTCTGGGCACACGCCATCACCTCCTTCCAGCACGTCATCCTGCCGGCCACGGGGCAGGTTCCGCTCCCCTCGCTGCCCCTGGAAACTTTTGTGTTCGTAGCTGTTGACTCTTGTTTTAGTCTctttataaaaagaaagaaagaaaaaaaaattctatctcCACCCTGTCTCAAGCGTTCCGTGCGCGAGGGGCCGGACAGCGCTCCTGCTCCACGCGGAGCAGCCGTGGCCTGGCAGCTCTTCCCAACCCCTCTGGAGCATCCCACTGTGGAAAAAAGCCTTTGGCATTCCAtcaggctggggctgagcctGCTGGAAGCAAAGTAGGGGGTGGCAGGGGGAAGCTGCAGCCCCCTCCCAAGCTGGGCATACTGCAGGAGGTTGTCCTTGGAAAggaaaactggaaaacaaaGGTTCCCGACCTGCAGCTTGTGCTGGGGTGTCAGGAGGAGGCTGGTGCTCAGGGCTGGAAGCCCCCCCAAGAGGCTGGAGCACCAGGCTTGGCTTGGTTGGGAGCTGAGCCAAAGGCTTTTCCACCCTCCTGCTTTACCTGGAGAATCCAGTGCCCCTTGGCAGGACCTGCTTTGGGGACCAGCCCCCGCTGTGcctgttccctgccctgctcctggtgcaggagcGTTCCCTGTCTTGCCACCTCCTGGGGGTCCCACAGCCCGGGCTCCCCTGCCCTTGCCTTGCCCATCTCCTGCCCAAAACTGGAAGGGGTTGAGCCTGTGTGGTGGGATCATTCCCAGCTTCCTCttgccaggaggagctgccgGCACCGTGGCTGATGCCAgtgagcccagcagggctggcggTGCCCTGTCACTGCCTGTCCTTGGGCTGTCCCCCCTTCctcactttcttttccttccagcaGTAGCTGCTTTTGCTCAGGGAGCAGGAGTGGGGCCAGTGGGGCTGTTCCCACCTGGGCTGTTCCCGCCTGTCCCCAGGGCCCCGAATCCCGCGTTAGGAAGTGCCCAAAGagcgagggagctgctctgctaaaGTGCCTTGACGAGgagcgggcgggggcgggggcagagcagggacgGAGGGGATCCATGGCCTGGGAGGATCCGGTGGCTTGGGGGGATCTGGTGGCCCAGCTGCTGCGCTGGGGTTTGGCCCTGAGTGGGATGGGAGCATCCCGTGGCGTCACGTTGTTGGGTTTGTGGTGGTTTAGGGCAGGAATTTGGAGTGGAGTGGAGCAGGATGTCCCAgctcccctcctgccctcagcatcccgAGGTGGTTCTGCTTCCAGGGCCCCGAACCGGCTGCTTCCCTCGGGAGAGACGCGCCCCAGCGGGTGCTCCCCCCGCTTCCCCCGTGTAGCACCTTCTGTCCCCCTCTCCTTTGTGGGATCCACTGCCCATCCTGGTCTGGGAGCTGCCCCTACCAGGACCCCCATTCCCCGATAGGGAAATCCCAGAGAATTGTGTCTTAAAAAatccccctttccctgctccctctgccaAACCTTGGCCTGTGTTTCCCGAagtgggcagagccctggctgggcagtggtggcagcagtgacggtgacagtgacagtggaATCCCTTGGGAGTAGTGGCTGGAGTGGAGGGGGAAGTGGGGGGACGATgtagttttggtttggtttttgtggagAAGGGACAGAGTCTGGCCATAGGTTGTACCAAAAGTGATCTGACAGCGCCGGTGGCTTCCCACAGTGGCCATCCCCAGCTGAGGTCTCCATCAGTcccactcctgctgctgggaacagctggaAAACCTTGTAAATATGTGAAGAAAGGGTGAAATCAGAACTCTTGGTTTTTGCTGAGCACCTCGGGCTGCTGGGTCCTGGATCAGAGTGTGTCCCTTGGGTTCTTTTTGTGGAAAGCATTGAAGTTTgattgatttttccttttttatttttggatttttttgtttcttccccCACCTCGTTTTGTTTGTGTAAATACTAGTCTTTTTTGGAAGAAATAATG
Protein-coding regions in this window:
- the EFNB1 gene encoding ephrin-B1 — encoded protein: MARPRGGRWLLGVLLALCRLAAPLAKSLEPVSWSSANPKFMTGKGLVIYPEIGDKLDIICPKAEPSKPYEYYKLYLVRKEQADACSTVMDPNVLVTCNRPEQEIRFTIKFQEFSPNYMGLEFKRQQDYFITSTSNGTLDGLENREGGVCQTRSMKIVMKVGQDPNAVIPEQLTTSRPSKESDDTVKVVTQSPRSKVPAVEEPGKPGSVNQDGQETQGPSDGFLSSKVAVFAAIGAGCVIFILIIIFLVVLLIKIRKRHRKHTQQRAAALSLSTLASPKCSGNAGSEPSDIIIPLRTTENNYCPHYEKVSGDYGHPVYIVQEMPPQSPANIYYKV